GTCACGAGGGGTTCCAACCTCGTTCGATCGCGAGCATCACGAATCCGATGCCGAAGACAAGCCAGGAGGCGATGATCCAAGGGAAGACGATGTGTTTACGGCCCTGGTAGATCGGGCCGCCCTCTCGGCGGTGGTGGACGAGTTCGTAGATCACGCCACTGCCGAAGCCTGCAAAACCAAGCACGACGAATACGAAAGGCAGCACGTGAGATCGTCCTTCGGTCGACGGTAAGGGGCGCGATAGGGATGAGGCGCCCTCAGTAACCAAACCATAATCGAGGGAATCGACGCGCCCGATAGGGGATAGCTCACCGGATCGCGCCGCTTGGCCATCGACGTCACTTAAGAATGCGATCAGCTCGGGCGTTTCGAATGAAGCGCATGGCGAGTGATCCCACTGTGAAAATGACGGCGTAGGCGACGAGGGCAACCCACATGGGCGCTTGAACGCGGTCGATGAGGAACCAGAAAAGCCCACCGCCGACGAAGATCAAGACGAGGTTGAGGAGAACGGTTCTTGCCGGCAGCCACGGCGTCGGGCGCTCAGTCACTGCGGTTGCATCGACGGGGCGAGCATGCGGCAGTCCTTCTTCGTTGCTCATAGGACGAGCATGCCCCACGACGTGATCTGGCATCGAATATCGTCCCGATAGACGATCGATTAGAGGACGCTCTCGACGGGATCAGGGGGTGTCGGACGCCTGGTGATCGCTGTGCCAGCGGAACTCGGCCATGAATCGAGACAGGATCGGCACACGGATCAGCGCTCGATAGATCGCAAATCCGCTGACACCACCGAGGGTGTTCCAGATGAAGTCGTTGATGTCCGCCACGTGACCTCCGGAGAACAGCTTCTGCGTGACAAGTTGCAACACCTCGATCGTCAGGCTGACCGCCGCCGCGGTGAGAAGCACTTTCCATCCGGAAGGGCGGCGCATGACGAGTGGAATGAGGATGCCCAGCGGGATGAACACCACCACGTTGGTGAGTGCGTCTCGGAGTTCGTAGTCGTGGAACGGAATCAGCGCCAGTGCCGGCGACCACAACTCGCTGCGCGGGGCCGGGTCGAGGAAAATTGGAAAGGCCGTGTTTGCGACGATTCCCGCGGCGTAGATGGCGATAGCGGCCGCGATGGTAGCCCGCGGCCATGTAAATCGCTGTCCTCGTGTCAGGAGAAACAGTTGGGCGGCAAACACGATGATGCCGAAGGGAATGGCAATCGGCAGGGCAGGGACTTCGCCGAACGGGTTGGGAGACATGTTGCGCGAAGCCTAGTGACGCTAAGCCGCTGCGGCGGATTGACGTCGATCGTCCGATAGGGGATGGTCATGTGGGGCCTAAGTTCGTGCGTCGGTTGATGGTGTCGCCGTTCCACGAAAGGTCAGAGTCCTCGTCGACCGGATACGCCTCGAAGCGGCTGTCGGTGAGGATCGCGTCGACGAGCTCTCGAGGGCCGGCCACGATCGTGGAGTCCCAGTCGATCTCGGTGGCGAGCACCCAGGCGTGGTCCTCCGGCCAGAGCAACTGCGGTGGATCGTCGATTCGCAAGCCCAGGCGCAGACCCCAGCCGGGCTCCGCGAGCTCCGCGGTGTCGGTCTGGGCGAGGACGTAGTCGTACCGATCGATGGACGCCGATCGGCCTGTGAGGACTTGCCCGGTCCCGCCGACCCAGTACGCCGCCAGGGCGTCGCCCGGTGTCGTGGTGGCTCTTCCTAGCAGCGGTGCGAGGGCCGCGAGCACCTGCGGGTCGAGGTATCCGACGTCGCTGGTCCCACCCCGTGGCTCGTCGTGGCCGAGTAGTCGCTCCCATTGGACGAGAGGGTGCATCACCTTCCCTGCCGTGGCGGCGACGTCAGCCCATCGGCGCTGGTCCCAAGTGCCGGCTCCTGTGGGTGGTCGGGGGTGCAGGATGCGCCCGTAGGCCTCAAAGCCGTACCCAGCGACGGAGCCGACCCTTGCCCAGCCTCCGAGGCGGTACATCCGTGGCCCCAGCCAGGAGGCGCGCTCGACATCGTTGATTATCCGCATGGTCGTGACCCTGCCATGCCTGCGAAGCCGTGCCAAGGGCGACCACTCGTACGCGCGTCTGTCGCATTTGGGGATCGTCTACCGCTTCACCACGATGAGGAAGTGGTTGCTTTCCTCCTCGACGAGCGCACCTGTCCAAGGAGACTCGAGGTGTCCGTCGTCTTCGTCGTCGAAGCCTCGCAGCGCTGCCCCGCTGGGGAGTCGGAGGATCGGCGTCGTCGAACCGTCGTCGGCGAGGACGAGGATGTCGACGACCCGCCCGCGGACGTGGGTTTCAGGGCGGGAGTCGTGGTGGGTCTCGATCAACCGCACCTGTCCGCCGGCGTCTTGGAATCGGCTGCAGCCCAGGTCGACCATGTCGTTGCGCTCGATGGCTTCACCGCAGCACTCGTGCTCCCAGTCACCGATCTCGACCGTGACGTTCATGGGTGCTCCTTGAAGGGCTTTCGCTTGGTGGTCAGTGATGTCGTGCCCGGTTGTGACCATGGGGCCGTCATCCCCATCCGCTGTTCCAACCCTCGGGGCCGGCTGCTTCCATGAGACGCTCGTGTTCTCCGGAATCGTCGAGCCGCCAGCCGTAGGGGGCCGCCTGTACGTAGCTTTCTCCGTCGTGCTCGACTCGAGCGCGCCCCACCATCAGCCCGCTCGTGAAGACTTCCTCGTCGATCCAGAGGAGTAGTTGACCGACCCAGTCGTCGGCGTCCGCCGGTGTTGCGTAGAGCCAGAACTGAGGCGCGCCGCTGGAGGGGAGCTGGATCACCAACCGTCCCGAGTGCCCATCTCGTTGCCGCAGCTCGAGGTCGACACTCCCCGTCCCAGGGCGAACATCGAGGATCGCGTAGTCGAGGTAGGTCAGTGCGGGGCCGGTTGACCGGTATTGCCGCAAGACCTTCCGCAGGGCGACCTCGATCTCCTGATCCGTCAGCACGCCCACATGATGGCAGGGCGAAGTCTCATCCCACGTGTCCCGTCGCGGTGTTCCGGCGGCAGCCGTGTTGGAAGCATCCCCATGGCCGATGGCACATCGGGCGGGGCGATAAACTGTAGGCAACAAAACCTCTACCGGCCCGGTGGAGGTTTTCTTGTATGACCACTCCTGCTTCCCTCACGATCGCCACCGCCGACGAGCGGCATCGCCCC
This genomic interval from Frigoribacterium sp. Leaf415 contains the following:
- a CDS encoding VanZ family protein; translated protein: MSPNPFGEVPALPIAIPFGIIVFAAQLFLLTRGQRFTWPRATIAAAIAIYAAGIVANTAFPIFLDPAPRSELWSPALALIPFHDYELRDALTNVVVFIPLGILIPLVMRRPSGWKVLLTAAAVSLTIEVLQLVTQKLFSGGHVADINDFIWNTLGGVSGFAIYRALIRVPILSRFMAEFRWHSDHQASDTP
- a CDS encoding DUF6578 domain-containing protein, giving the protein MNVTVEIGDWEHECCGEAIERNDMVDLGCSRFQDAGGQVRLIETHHDSRPETHVRGRVVDILVLADDGSTTPILRLPSGAALRGFDDEDDGHLESPWTGALVEEESNHFLIVVKR